Below is a window of Chitinivibrionales bacterium DNA.
TGAGGCACGGATTTTTCTCGATGGAGTTCCCTTGTTGCAACCCTACCATTTTGGCGGCGTTCGTTCTACGTTCAATCAAATGGCTGTAGATGAACTGGTGCTTTATAAATCAGCCTATCCTGCTGAATATTTTAACGCTCAATCTGGAATTATCGCGGTTGAAAGTCGGGGAGCGGTAGCCGATTCTTTTTCGCTTACATTCGATGCAAACATGCTCCAGTATTCAGGCTATGTAAATGTTCCATTGATCAATCATCGGTTCGGCATTTCTGCTTCCACCCAGGGCTCCTATACCGATTTCCTGGTTAAGACAGCCATTAAAAATGCCGGAGAAAATTTTGATGCTGAGCTGAAAAAGCATATTGATGAATTTAAAGATTTGATCAACATGCCCGATTATCGCGATTATTCAACAGGGCTTCATTTTAAACCCTCAGACATAGTGGAATGCAAAGTCAACTATCTTTACAATACGGACCGGTTCAGATATGTCGTTGCCGACTCGATAACTCCGATCATGTATTATTATCGGAAGTATTACATGGATTACGACGACAATAACGCTCGGTTTTATGATGATTTCACCGGTGATTCGCTAATCGATATACATTTGAGGGATACGATCGTCGATATGCTCCGATGGGTGAGCGGATATTCTGAAAATAAAAATTATGAAGGTGAGGGGCCGCTCGGAGATGAGTTGCGGTATGTTGCGATGCCGTCACAAGCAGTTCGAGCTATTGATACTCTTGTTGATTACGGGTCAAAGTGCAACAGTGTGATCGGTAATATAAGATTTACACCAGGTAAAAACCATGTATTCGAATTGATCGGAGGCAGACAACAAAGAAAATGGGACCTGATGTTTCCTCCCGATTCATTTTCATACACCGCAGACACATCATTATACAATGTTAAAATCGAACGAGTTAACGGTTCTTTGAGCTGGCTCTATTCCGGCTGGGAAAACCATCTTTTTGATTGCGGCATACAGCTCGAATATTGCACAAATAAATATGATGTCTCAACCGGATGGGTTTTGCACAACATAGTTACTAAAGGAAGCGTGAATTTCGGAGATCACTGGGGAATGCTGACCGGGGATTCCGGTATGATCGCATTGGTTGACAGTATCGATACTGTCGGCATATATGATGTTTCAGGTGTACGGAACCGTCTTTTTATCAGATATTCGGGTGGAGATTATTATTACTCGGGTAGTTTTTTTCTCCAGGATGAATGGAATGCCGCCTCGCGGTTGAAAATAACCACCGGACTTCGTCTGGATTATTCGCAGGCCGATTCATCGATTTCGCTATCGCCTCGCATTGGATCTAAATACAGCCTGAACAACAGGAATGAGCTGATTGCCTCGGCAGGTCACTATATTCAGAATGATTATACACCCGCCCTACTCGCCCTCTCAAACAACCTTGTCCCCGAGAAGGTGTGGCACCTGTCAATCGGGATTGAGTCGAAATTCGTATCATGGTTAACGCAAAAAATTGATGTTTACGGAAAGTATTATTATGATCTTTCGGTAGAAAATGCTCAGACTGTCTATGATCATATGAGATATTCTCCCGAGGATCTTCGGTACCTTCTTAATGAAGACGACCGGCTTGCCGACTCGCTCATCGATTCGCTTTATCGAAGGGTCCCGGAAAAATATAATGCTCTTCTGATGTCATATTTGATGGAACATGAGGATTATTATATCACGTATTCCAATACCGGCGCCGGATATGGATACGGAATTGAATACCTCCTCCGGTTCGATCCCGGTGAAAGATGGTTTGGCTGGATTTCCCTGGGGTTGGGAAGGGCTTTTCGACGTCGCAATAAAAATTCACCTTGGCGCCCCTTTATGTTCGACCGTCCTTTTTCCGCTTCGCTGGTAAATTACTACCGCCTCCCACGGCGGTATGAATTGGGAATAAAATATCGATTTATTACCGGCTATCCTTACACTGAAACCGACTTCTCCCGCGGTATTTATATCGGTTCAACCAATGGTAAACGTTATTCTCCCTATCAACGCCTTGATTTGCGGATTCTCAAAGAGGTCGCCTTGAAAAGGGGGCGATTTCATATATATATAGAACTGTGGAACATGCTTAACAGTCCGAATGTTTTTCTGGCCGACAGTAAATCACAAAAAGTGGAACGGTTGGGAATTAACATTCCCTTTACAACACTTTTTATGGGATGTGAATATACGTTTTAACAATATTGGAGTCATTATTACAAATCGAAAGGAGACTATGCGGTAATGCCTGTGGTAGTCGAATATTTTAAAAGCGGCGGGATTTTTATGTATCCCATACTCATCGGTACACTCTGGGGGTTGACCATCATAATCGAACGAATAATATTTTTCCTTCAAACGGCGTTTCAGCTTAACAATCAGAGCAGGAAAATCGAATATCTGCTGAAAAGAGGTGAAATAGCCGGTATTGAAGCGTACCTCAAAGCAAAGAAGGGAATTATTAAAAATGTATTAAAAGCCGGATTAGAAAACCGTTCACTTCCCGATAACCATATAGAAATGAAAATGGAGGAAGCGCTTCTTAAGGATATACCTGCATACGAGAAATATCTCGATTTACTTGCAACGCTTTCACACCTCATGCCGATTTTCGGGCTTTTGGGGACCGTATCGGGTATGATTGCCACCTTCAGGGTCCTCGCCGCTCAAGGTACTGCGGATATCCATGCCATGGCTGACGGTATATCGGTAGCTCTGATAACCACTCAGGCCGGTCTCATAGCCTCGGTGCCCATTATTCTTGGGCATACGTTGCTCAGCATTCGATTGAAAAAAGTGACCGACAAAACAAAAGAAGTATCCATGCACTTTTTATACTATATAAAGGTTGGCCATGCTTAAAGATGCATTCAGAAGACTTGAAAGACCGCAAACAAAAGCAACGGTATCTATGACCCCTCTGATTGATATGGTTTTTATTCTGCTGATCTTCTTTGTCGTGACAACCACCTCTATCAGGGAAACTGGAATAACTATTAATAAAGCGCATGCATCAACATCACGGGCTCTTGATGGCGATATCCTTGTGATTGCAATCGATAAAGAGGGTAATTACCGGCATGAAAACAGATTATTTGAACTTGACACATTGTTGTCTATTATCCCCGAGAAGATAAAGCGAAGGGGTAATGCGGGTATAGTGATCATTCCCGACAGGGATGGACGAGTCGATCCATTGATAGCCATAATGGACAGGTTGCGCGCAAATAATATCACTCGGTTTTCTCTTGGTACCCAGGCCCCCAAAAACGGTCTTATAATTAAAGAAGCTAAGGAAAACGATTAATTATGGGCGGTGGTGCATGCATCGGCGTCGACGGAGCGGATTGCGGAACGGCGCTTGACCGCTTTTCACTCCTTCGTTTTGCAATAGCCTGGTTGCTGGCGTGTGTTTGTGTGTATCTTTTTTGCATAGTTACAATTACCGGTGATTATTCTGTAAAAACCGCCCCTCCTCCTTACACCGTAGTTAATATCATGGAGATACTTCCCGAAAAACCTCCACCTCCTGTGCCGTCAAAATCCGTAGAGCGACCAAACAGAGTGTCAACACCTCCGGCCGAAAAGACACCGGAACCGGTATCTCAAGAACCGGAACCTGATGCTCCATCAGACATACATGCTGCTGCCGGTGATAAGGCGGGAGATTATCAGGCCATCCGGAAAGCTTCTGTTCTGCAGCCGGTAACCCCCGCCGCCTTAAGAATTGAATCGCCCAAAGAGCTTGATAATATAGAATTCGATCCCATATTCAACCCCAAGCCATTGTATCCTGATATTGCGCTGAGAGCCGGTATTGAAGGCTGGGTAGATGTGGACCTGATAATCGATGAAAAGGGTATGGTCCATTCGTTTATAATCGACAGCATTTTCGGGCACCCCTCTTTTGCCGAGGCTGCTGAAGAAGCGCTCCCTCGGTGGCGATTTCCGCCTCCTCGACAAAGGGGCAGGTCGGTTCGAGTGAAGTATTATTATAGAATTAACTTCACCCTCGATTAGTTAAATTGAATTTGTGGTAATATGATTGATGATGCGGAGTGGTATCAAAATGAAAATGAATGGATTGCTTGTAGTACTTGCTTTACCGGTTGCTTCTTGTTTCTCGCAAACACTTATTGAAGACACTCTGGCCATTCGGACTCTATTGGATAAAAACCATCTTGATTATATCGCCGTTTCGGAGGTGGCTGTCCAGGAGTATGCACGCATTACACAGTTGGATTTGTCGAACAATGCAATTTCGGGCAGCAGGAAAATATCCGATTTAACGGAACACATTGGAAGTCTGACTTCATTGCAGACCTTGAATCTTGAGGGTAACGATCTCACATATCTGCCTGTT
It encodes the following:
- a CDS encoding TonB-dependent receptor plug domain-containing protein, which encodes MEYNRLPLVRYFLQSYVVIVMFAFGTLESVYSDDIPSQNIVQRPEDGVADSAEIIVEGLLIDGNTGAVPDDDSIVVMIDSFRTPVDTLGNFILRLRPMEYHTISVISRKYEKNHKIITISPDRRNYFATFTLIPATTSQSVVSTSTKSDTINEIPWTIRGYVVDEKGDIFDGEDTLIVMLDNDTIPVTTKGSFQCTTLIGGIHALGVFTPEGAGGYITIECNEDRKNMYTTLEAPVVEGKPVRRQLTVRGTRQPIHTTAQPSRTDLPNKEIRHVSGTISDPLRVLHTLPGVSSENDVSSRCIIRGGDEFEARIFLDGVPLLQPYHFGGVRSTFNQMAVDELVLYKSAYPAEYFNAQSGIIAVESRGAVADSFSLTFDANMLQYSGYVNVPLINHRFGISASTQGSYTDFLVKTAIKNAGENFDAELKKHIDEFKDLINMPDYRDYSTGLHFKPSDIVECKVNYLYNTDRFRYVVADSITPIMYYYRKYYMDYDDNNARFYDDFTGDSLIDIHLRDTIVDMLRWVSGYSENKNYEGEGPLGDELRYVAMPSQAVRAIDTLVDYGSKCNSVIGNIRFTPGKNHVFELIGGRQQRKWDLMFPPDSFSYTADTSLYNVKIERVNGSLSWLYSGWENHLFDCGIQLEYCTNKYDVSTGWVLHNIVTKGSVNFGDHWGMLTGDSGMIALVDSIDTVGIYDVSGVRNRLFIRYSGGDYYYSGSFFLQDEWNAASRLKITTGLRLDYSQADSSISLSPRIGSKYSLNNRNELIASAGHYIQNDYTPALLALSNNLVPEKVWHLSIGIESKFVSWLTQKIDVYGKYYYDLSVENAQTVYDHMRYSPEDLRYLLNEDDRLADSLIDSLYRRVPEKYNALLMSYLMEHEDYYITYSNTGAGYGYGIEYLLRFDPGERWFGWISLGLGRAFRRRNKNSPWRPFMFDRPFSASLVNYYRLPRRYELGIKYRFITGYPYTETDFSRGIYIGSTNGKRYSPYQRLDLRILKEVALKRGRFHIYIELWNMLNSPNVFLADSKSQKVERLGINIPFTTLFMGCEYTF
- a CDS encoding TonB family protein translates to MGGGACIGVDGADCGTALDRFSLLRFAIAWLLACVCVYLFCIVTITGDYSVKTAPPPYTVVNIMEILPEKPPPPVPSKSVERPNRVSTPPAEKTPEPVSQEPEPDAPSDIHAAAGDKAGDYQAIRKASVLQPVTPAALRIESPKELDNIEFDPIFNPKPLYPDIALRAGIEGWVDVDLIIDEKGMVHSFIIDSIFGHPSFAEAAEEALPRWRFPPPRQRGRSVRVKYYYRINFTLD